The stretch of DNA tctcagttaatagaacaggtagaaggagcttttatagttgaagcacaggagaaagctgaatttgaagataaaatgtggtgtaaaaatagagtcaataggaaaaaaagggaaatggaaagggataaagaaaaaggagagggggaatagtccaagatatttcacataataagattttttttattacaatgagctattgcaatgatatggaaggggggaggcaagggggaatgagggaacctttgctctcatcagagatggctaggagaggaaacagcaaatatactcaatggagtatagacatctggagtaagaaggaggggggagcagggggaaggggtggggatgtgaataaaggaggagaggatggaccatggggggagagtagtcagatataacacattttcttttttacttcttgcaaggggctgggattggatggcctgcctaggaccatagggccaggttgatgctgggcctaaggggtggtatgggggctcagggcttcttggccccaggaccagggatctgtctgctgcgccactcagctaccctacagcagagtcagagtgaaaggagagagaagatatagtacatggtagtggagaaatcagaaaggagggagttgcgatcagcaatggcaacgctggaaaaatatggaagtaacttttgtgatggacttatcataaagaatgtgatccactcacgacagagttgatggtgttggaacaaagactgaagcacatttttttgttattattattatttgggggagggtgcattGCAAGTGGGGccgggtggcctgcctggagccacatagcagaatgatctttgggtgtctgaggccggattcggacccaggtgctcctggctcaagggccaatgctctgtctgccacccagccacccctagtattattactattttattttattttgggtcttttttttttcttcttctttttggtgtttgtagggcagtggggattgggtggcttgcatgtcacatggctgggtgattattgggtttacgaggctggatatggactcgggtgctcttggctccagggctggtgcttcgtccattgcaccacctggccatacttacaattattactattattttttttattttaatttttttctctcccctttactttttcgctcaagcaagtctatctatattcatggggggaggggtattttgtttacttgtaaacaagtatattttattaatgtgaaaaaaacatttgtatgaaatgagaataaaaaaaattagaaaaaaaaaagaaatatattcacaGTGAAAAAACAATGCCCCTAAAGGAAAAGTGATTCTTATCTCTCGGCATTTCTTGTTGACTGAAGTTATAATTATTCTTATCAGACCTACTTGCtaatcagtttcctttttggTTTATCAGGGGCTCCCAAGTGGGTGTTTATCCTCAAGATTACAACCATCTAGATCCATCTGAAGCCCTGGTGTGTTGCTTCAGTAAGCCCAACACAGGGATCTGGTTCATACTTAAGCTGAACAACACTTATGCTGACCTTGCCTGTGTCTAATGAGAATTTTTGCCAAGCCTTGTGGAGCTGCCAACTGGTGCCTCCAATAGCAACCAGCAAGGCTGCCCTGAAAGAACCAGGCAGTTGGATATCTGCTCATTTCCTGGTGGGCCGAAGCCTTGTGGAGAGCCTCTCTTCAGCTATTTCCCTGGTTTCAGAAGGTGAGGAGGAGGGTGAGTATTTTGGCAGCTGGTCTAACAGcagttgcttttcttttctctcgCAGGGGGCAGACTGACAATGGATGAGAGAAAGGATCCTTTGGTCATGACTGTCCATCTCCTAGCCAACTCTGGATATGCCCTGCCTTTGCAACAAACCCTTAACTGCCTCTTAGAGTCGATTTGCCCAGAAGTCCATCTATTTCTGGTGTCAGAGAGAGTGACTCCAgtgaaatattatgaaaaatatcaCTCCAAGCGGTCTGGATTCCCAGgaatttctgttttgctcttcttGGATGAAGACCATGGGGAAGAGAGGTTCCTTCATGTCTATGACTCCTTCCAGCAGCCACCTTGGCAGTCCCATCCCACACAAAATGCGGATGGAAGACTGTGCCCATTCACACTCACCAAGCAGGATTTCTACAGTCTAGATCCTCATATGCCCGTGTGGGGGGTGAGACAGGCACATGATGGCAGCGAGATCCTTCGGGTGACTTTATATTGCAGCTTTGATAACTATGAGGATGCAGTCAGACTTTATGAAATGATCTTACAGAAGGATGCCACCACCCagaaaaacaatatctccttctTTGTactatattcaaagaaaaacttTTCAATCCAGCTCTCATTGAAGCAACTTCCTCTAGGGATGTCTGTGGAACTCAGAGAGTCGTCTGTGCTACAGTTCAAGGTTCAAGAAATCGGCCAGTTGGTACCACTTCTGCCAAATCCCTGCATTCCTATAAGCAGCACCAGATGGCAAACTCAGGACTATGATGGAAACAAAATTCTCCTACAGGTATGTTATTAGGGCCTCCCCCctctagatataaatatatgattatatataagagaaattatttttctcttgtattaataactaattattgaaGCAGAATCcagatttttatccttttctacttcctcatccagaaatcaaCCAGTGTGGGAATCCTTCTCAAATCCTAGACCAAGATCTAATTGgatagtaaaagaaattctaagattGAGCTCCTGGGAGGATTCCTGCTTAATGAATTTATTCAGACAGGTCTGGGATAATATTGATTCTCCTTTTTGTTAAACAGgtgataaggaaaaaaaggatcttTGACCAATATTCAGGTGATCCAAGAtcctcattgtaatattcattctctcattaatttttAACAAATCAGAGTTGATGACCAGCCTCAGGAAAGCCTACCCTTTCAAGGGCATATAAATTGTGAGTCCATTGCAATAAGGGATCTTAGGTCCAAGAGAGATGGCCAAAtgacaaactttttttaaatcaataaacatgcaagccattaataaaaatgactaaatcaCACCAAAACCATTTCtctgtaactttttaaaattctacacATGAAATCATAGGCCATTAGATTTTCAGGTGACAAAACTCAGACTTAGAGAAACAGAAGTTAGTAATTAGGAGCCAGCACTTTAATTCAGTTCATAGgatcatttatttataaatggaAATGACCCTAGATGTCATATAGTTCAACCaccttcattttgaaaataaggaTGTTGAGTCCCAGAGAGTCATGAAATCATAGATATCTAGCTGGAAggtacctcagaggtcatctcatAGAACATTAATATTTGacagttaaggaaaatgaggcccaggcAGATGAAGTCATGCTACCAAGGTCATTTAGATAGGATTAGTAAAATCTGAGTTAGAAATCTTGGAACTTGGATTTGATATATACTTTTCTATCTGTACAACATACATTTTCCCTAATATTCTTTCCCCTTATATTGCTGAcctacattgtgtgtgtgtgtacatatatatatatatatatatatatttttttttaactgacagCATTTACCAACACACGATGCAGTTCTGAACCACTCTGAAGAAGTGAAGGTCATGATGTATTTGAGAATGCCAGTGATAAAGATATGAGAGTCTGGAACTAGTTAAATTCTAAATAAGAATGACTCTCTTGTTTTATTACAAATTAAATTAGCTAGTTAAATAAACTTGAACAGAAGAGTTTTAGAAAAGGAGGTCTTTCTGGGccatgtttatttattcattcattctcttgtCAATTCAACATATAGTAACTGGCTACTATGTTGACAAAATGACACTAAGCActgaggaaaatacaaaataagttatgtgatccctgtcctcaaggaatttttttGTGGGGGATATGATTTATTCAGAAATAGTTATGTCAAAATTAGGCAATAGAAACTATGCAAGAGAGGAGCATGCAAAATTCTATGAGGACTAAATGGAGAAATCTCATGACTAGCTtgaaagattgggggaaaaaaacctcatGGAGGAAGTAGATAGCCTTGGAAGTGAGTTTTCCGTAACGAGTTACTGTTAATTGTGGCTCCAATATAACTATGTATGTGTCCATGAATAGGCACAAAGATGTATATGATGTCTATAGCCATTCAATTTGAtttaaccaacatttattaagcacctactgtgtgaaAAATACTGTATTAGGTACTAGggacacaaagagaaaaaacaaaacaggtccTGCTATCAAGGGGCTCATATTCTACTGGGACATAAAACATAGTCCATgaatttggaacttgaaagaGCTTTGTCCcacaactcctcattttacagatgaggcaccTGAAGCCCACCAAAgtgaaattatttgcccaaggtcacaaaactagtcaGCATCTGAGGTGAggttggaattcaggtcttcttgcttTCAAATACAAAGCATTAGCTGCTATACCTCATTGTCTGCCatatacatagataaattaaaaaatagagaaataaatgaataaataaataaataaatgagaattcaattcaattcaattcaacaaaacaCATTAGACCCTGTGCTAGGTGCTGAGGATACATcaagaggtaaaagacagtccctgcacTCAAGAAGCTCATGATCCAATGGGACAGACAACACACAAATTTATACAAAGCAAGttaaataaagagataaataggaaatcattgacagagagaaggcactggaattgAGGAAGCCTTCCTGAAAGAAGTAGGACTCCAACTGAAATtgaaaggaagtcagggaggtcagaagacagagtgaaagagagagaacattctgGGCATGGAAGCCAGCCAAAGAATGCCCAGAGTCATTTAGTGCCACAGCCAGGAGACCAGTGGCACTGGATCAAAGAAGACACATTGGGGGGCAAGATGTAAAAAGACTGGCAAAGAAAGAGGGAGTTAGGTTATAAGGACTTTAATGTCAAATAGAGCATTTTGCATTTGCTCTGAAAGGCAATAGGAAGCTGCTGGAGTTTATTCAGTAGTTTATTGAATCTTTTGATTTAAAAAGGGTGAGAATACTTAGAGCTAGagaaaccaggaaagacttcctgtaagaGATGGTAcctgagttgagccttgaaggtAGCTAAAGATTTTAAGAGTTAAAGGTAAGAGATGGAATTCTAGGTATAGAAAGCCTTTGGAAATACAAGGCACGTGTGGATAGAAAGCTGgttggggaaaatgagcaaaccaaTTGGGTTGTATGGTAAAGATTAACGAAGTATAGTTAAGGATGAAATATAGTCAGAATATGCAATATTGAAAATGCCAgattgagaaatatatatatatatatatatatatatatatatatatatatatattatctcagaAGTAAAAAGGGACCAGACCCTCTTTTGAGCAGGGAATTGATATAAGGTTATGCCTGTgacttacaaaaattattttgacaactaCAGGGGAAGATGatgaggaaaggggaagaatgaAAACATTAAACACAGATCTGATCACATCAGCTCCTCTGCTCAGAAAACTCCTGTGGCTTCCCAaaccttttgttgttcagttaagGCAGACTCCCCATGACCCTAGTTGggtcttggcaatgatactggatgaaatggtttgccatttccttctccaactcattttgcagatgaagaaaatgaagcaaaaagggtaaaatgacttgatcagagaaatacagctggtaattattgggtcagatttgaactcaggtcttctttattctaaccactgcaccactcaTAACCCTTAGGATCAAACATAAACTCGTCTGTTTGGCATTGAAAACTCTTTTCTGTCTGACCTCAACCAACCTATCAAGCCTTTATATAAATTGTGCCCTTCTATTCACTGTACATTCCAGGCTTTCCAACTCTACTTGCTGCACCTTACAAGTAAGTATTCCTGCCTCTCCTGCCCTAATGTTTTCATTCTAGTTATCTTCTCtgtctggaatgctttccctctttaTGGTTTCCTCTTGGAAACCACAGCTTTtctcaagactcagttcaaggggcagctaggtggtgcaggggctagagtaccagctctgaagacaggaagacctgagttcaaatccaacctcagacacttgatatttgctTAGCTATGggatctcaggcaagtcacttaatcccattaactttcaaaaaaaattaattaaaaaaatctcagttcAAGTGCATCCTTCTGAAGGAGGCCTTTCTTGACTCCTCTGCCCATAGTGCTTTTCCCATCAAATTTGCCTTTTATCTTCTTGCTTGTGTTTATATTTATGCTTATATTATGTACATGTGGTtgccctcattagaatgtaaactctgccttgctgtgtgaccttgggcaagtcacttagcctcattgccttgtaaaaacaaacacacaaacaaacaaaaagaatgtaaactccttgggggcagaaattctttttctcttgtctttgtatccccaatccCTAGCATGCATGTGAGTGGCACAGTgaggcacttgataaatgatcCTTTGCTTAATCCATAATATAGCGGGGATATATTTTGAATGACCCAGCTAAGGCATAATTGCTTATTTTACTTTTAGACCGCAGCTGTTGATATTTTGTTTTGGAAAGTTAAACCAAACTACAGGCATGCAGAACAACCTTTGATAGAGGAGGAAAGATCCAAAAGAATCCGCAGAGTAGACAGCCCACCCTAGACTGTCTGGAAGAAGCCTgggtagagggaaaaaaggatagAATGGAGGAATGAGGCTCACAGGGAGACAGTAAATCCCATCAGTAATCAGAAATAATTCTTGTAGCTCTCTGGTTTTTACTGTTTCTTTCCTTGTATTCCACAAAACCTTGACTAAAGTGTTTTACCTGTCCCTTTTTACTGTAcactgaaatatttaaaaagtgactTTCTTGAGGAAAAGGCAAGTCAAGAGATAGATAAATCACAGAATAGGTTGCAAAATAATGTATAATTGGTTGTTCTTACCCTTGGTTCTTACTTTATATCAAGGATGGGAAATGTTTTTCCTGACAATGGTTATCTAGgtttttataacatcattcacagaccacacaaaattagcctgctatatttggtcaaacatttaattaattcacccctaaaaattctaggtttattgaatttcaagttcctCCTATGATTACCCAACCAGATGATTTCCTAGCTCTTGTGCCAGACGTTCCCCACCCTTGCTTTAGATAGGCTTTTTGCCTATATTTGGCAGGCCCTTGCACTCTGAATGGAGACTGCTCCATTCTCAATAAATCAATATTTCTCAAGCATCTGCCACCTGGTAGGAATGTAGGGAGTAGAAACAAAAATTGTTGAATTGAAAGACAATTTGAACATTGCCCAGAGCAGACACTAATGTAATGACACCCCTAAAAATGAAATTCCAGGCTATTGTTAGGACATCctatcaataataattttaaaaatctctctcaGTGATATTCCTGCCCTTCTTTGTTAACAGGTTCAAACAAATCCAGGACTAGACAAAAACAAGAGTGAGTTTTCCTCTGCGTATAGTCATATGGTAGCTGACACCCCTCTCCAAGATTCCACCCAAACTCTACAGTCTACCAAAAGGACCACAGTACaaagaagccagagaagccaAACCAGAAGGTCAAAATATACCCCCCCAGAGTCTCTTGACATGGGAGTGGGCGCCTTGCCATCTGGAAGCTGTTATAGGACCTCCTGGACTGGTTCTTGTTCATCCCACTCCAATAGCCCATCAGCAACTTCCCAATGGGTTGGACGCTCTCCACTTCTTGAATCGGCAGCCAGAATCAAAACACTCCATCAAGACAACAGTCTACAGAAACCTGAGGCAGAGACAAATGTTGATACAGGGTTCACTGTAATCAATTCAGAACAGAAgcaatcttctttgagaacattTCCTAGGGATTTACAAAGCAGCCTGCCTGAATCATGGATGCCAAACTCTTTGTTAGCTATAAGTGGCTCAAGAGATAAGCCCTCGGAGGAGACAAGCCATCCTTTGCCATTAGCTATCCAGAAGGACAGTGGTGCAGGGCAGATAACCTCAGGATTCCATTTGTCACAGATATTCCATGGAAGCAATGAAGAAGAATTCTTTATATGATGGGAACCAATGCCAATTTAAGACACTGAATAATCCATTGCTGTGGAGACTGAACCCGATCCCAAAATGAGCCAGATTCTCTTGCACATCTGGGAATGTCTGATTATCCCTCATGCCTACATTGATgtgtctttaatttaaaaaaaaacctcaatgtTCCAAAGAAGGGATGCTTAACTTCCTTTATAAGGGATAAAGATCAAAGCATGTAGTCACTGTTTTTCACCAGGATATGTACAcataatttgaattatttgtttaGTGAGTCTCAGGTTATTTGTGTTGTATGCTTTAAGTAGACTATGTTATGTAGCTCATTAGAGTTTTAGATTTTGCTTTAGTATTATTGGAGTTGTCGAACTTCTTCCTAAACCacattagctatttttttttatcactttctaATCTTATAACTCTATTGTTCCCTACATACTTAGGGCATTCTGGCTTTGTTTGTATATTTGATCCATTAAAATACACAGTGCATTGAAAACTTCAaactttttcccctccctcccatccaATAATCagattataataaatttataaaaatcacttGGAGCATCCAAATGATgcagtttttcagtcatttttccatcttcatgaccccccccccatttgagccatttttggcagagatactgaaatgatttgccattccttctgctcattttatagatgaggaactgaagccaacaaagcaaacaaactgaagccttgcccagggtcacctcactagtaaatatctgagagcagatttgaactcaggaaggtgagtcttcctgactagacccagcattctatccgtCGCACCACCTACTTGCCCCTGGAGTCTCCACAAATGGGTCTCCACAAAGCCTCGGTTTTGCAAAAACAATGGTGCCTGCCTATAGCTGCTCAAATGAATTCATGTTGCTTGTTTAatagaacaaagaccaaaactaaAATGTATAATCCACATTGCTCTAGCCTTCTCTAAAAGGCACAAAGGAATatctcattttgggttttttgtttgtttgttttgtaattCATAAATATAGGCATTTTCAGAGAGCTAGGCAACAAAGACACAATAAGCCTCTATTTTATATCAGGTGATGGGGcattgaggaaatcaaaacaaatcagaatgTCCCTGTCCTCATGGGGCTTCTATCCCAGTGGCAGAGATAATGCATacttatacataaatatatccaaaataaatatGCAAGATATTGGGTGGGGCACTAGCATCCAGATTGTCTCAGGTGAGGTAACacttgaactgaattttgaaggacacaaaagatgaggaaggaaggaattgtaGGAAATTAGGGatggaagaaattatatttatccATACATTTAGGTAACCATTATGCAACGTTTTGTCTTAGAGAGCTGCCTTGGACACTGAGTAaaattgacttgtccaaaataACACAGCCTGCCTATTTCAGAGGTAGGAgctgaatccagatcttcctgactccagctctctATCTATACTGCTTTTCAGCAACTGCTTTATAAGCAGATGGGGCAACTCATTTTAGTTAGTTTAGGTTAATGGAGTGAATTTTATGACTACATTTGATCCATGCACTTTATTGTAATATGATGTGTGTTTTATGATCGGTGAAATCACAAAACATTATGGTTTTCCCACTATGGTACATCTTTTCTATCAaagtttgggaaaaaaatataaattttaaatctgTAAACAAATCGATCAAcctattaaatgtttttttccacACTTCCCAAATCACAAAGCATTTATAATGAGtattcttatccttttttattttatttttgagtatTCTTATCCTGAAGATACCCAATGGTAATGATAGGAATTTGATTTGAGCCCATGATTCCTTGACAAAGGGATCTCTTGAGTGAGAAAACTCTCATCCATTCAGGTTGGCACCTTCTTGCATTTAATAGTCTTACTCTTAGACTGTTGCCTGGAGAGCATTGACAGGACAAATGGCATGCCTGTATAAACCAGAGACAAGACCTGAAACTAGCTCTCCCTGGCTTCCAGGTCAGCCCTGCCCTCAGTGCTAATGATATATATTGCAAAAGTCACGTATCATTTTTCCACATCCTGATTTCTTACAGGTCTAACAGAAGAACATTTTGGAGTTCTATGCTGTTTTATATTGTTGTTAGCTTTTGTGAGTTTTGAAAATCAGGATCTAAGAAGACTGTCTCAGCATATAATCATCAGTGAAACTGGATTTTATGGGGAACTTTCCACCTAGGGAAAATTCTGGGTTTGACCTAGTATCTGGAGATGAAGTCAAATGCTGTGCCACCCAAAATCTTATTgttcataaaagagaaaattagaatgCAAAGGGAGTTCTTCAAAGAATTCCAGAATCAGGACAGCCAGAtagtgcagtagacagagcagcggtcctggagtcaggaggacctaaattcaaatccagcctcagacacttaataattgcctagctgtgtggccttgggcaagccacttaaccccactgcctaaaataaaaaaaaattcagaattccaATCTTTTTCCTTTGAATACAAACTAGAGGAAATATGACTGAATCAAAAGAACAGCCTGGAAATCAggaaaccagagttcaaatctctaGTTCTAGAAGGCTAGAGCAATGTGGATTAGAAAAGCAACAGATTATAAtttcagttttggtctttgttctcTTAAACTCAGCTACTGACTGATCTTCCTAAGAGACGGGGCCAACCATCATGTCACTCCTATTCAGTCAAGCCTAGTGACTCCCTTTAACTCCTGGATCAAATATTAATTTCCCTGTCCAAGTTCTAAAGCCCTTCATAAATTGGCctagcagctaggtgatgtagtgtaAAGAGCATCAGGTCtggagatctgagttctaattcagcctcagacacttactatatgaccctgtatttaaccctgtttgcctcagtttcctcatctgaaaatgaactggagaaggtatgacaaactactccaatatctttgccaagaaaaactttggataacaaagagttgaatatgactgaaacaaatgaatagcAGCAATAATAAACTGACCCTTTCCTCCCTATCtaatctttttatgtttttctttcctttcacatgCTGTTATATCTAGCTACTCTAACCTCCTTCACATACAAACTTCCCTTTATGTTCTTCACACCAGAaactccctcttcctcttcactTGATGTCTTCCATACCTAAACTGCTCTTCCTGCTCATTGCCACCTCCTGGCATCCCTCATTTCCTTCGAATTTCAAATCAACATCAACTTTTT from Macrotis lagotis isolate mMagLag1 chromosome 6, bilby.v1.9.chrom.fasta, whole genome shotgun sequence encodes:
- the FAM124B gene encoding protein FAM124B isoform X2 — protein: MDERKDPLVMTVHLLANSGYALPLQQTLNCLLESICPEVHLFLVSERVTPVKYYEKYHSKRSGFPGISVLLFLDEDHGEERFLHVYDSFQQPPWQSHPTQNADGRLCPFTLTKQDFYSLDPHMPVWGVRQAHDGSEILRVTLYCSFDNYEDAVRLYEMILQKDATTQKNNISFFVLYSKKNFSIQLSLKQLPLGMSVELRESSVLQFKVQEIGQLVPLLPNPCIPISSTRWQTQDYDGNKILLQVQTNPGLDKNKSEFSSAYSHMVADTPLQDSTQTLQSTKRTTVQRSQRSQTRRSKYTPPESLDMGVGALPSGSCYRTSWTGSCSSHSNSPSATSQWVGRSPLLESAARIKTLHQDNSLQKPEAETNVDTGFTVINSEQKQSSLRTFPRDLQSSLPESWMPNSLLAISGSRDKPSEETSHPLPLAIQKDSGAGQITSGFHLSQIFHGSNEEEFFI
- the FAM124B gene encoding protein FAM124B isoform X1 — its product is METEQIRDSGAGGRLTMDERKDPLVMTVHLLANSGYALPLQQTLNCLLESICPEVHLFLVSERVTPVKYYEKYHSKRSGFPGISVLLFLDEDHGEERFLHVYDSFQQPPWQSHPTQNADGRLCPFTLTKQDFYSLDPHMPVWGVRQAHDGSEILRVTLYCSFDNYEDAVRLYEMILQKDATTQKNNISFFVLYSKKNFSIQLSLKQLPLGMSVELRESSVLQFKVQEIGQLVPLLPNPCIPISSTRWQTQDYDGNKILLQVQTNPGLDKNKSEFSSAYSHMVADTPLQDSTQTLQSTKRTTVQRSQRSQTRRSKYTPPESLDMGVGALPSGSCYRTSWTGSCSSHSNSPSATSQWVGRSPLLESAARIKTLHQDNSLQKPEAETNVDTGFTVINSEQKQSSLRTFPRDLQSSLPESWMPNSLLAISGSRDKPSEETSHPLPLAIQKDSGAGQITSGFHLSQIFHGSNEEEFFI